One genomic segment of Musa acuminata AAA Group cultivar baxijiao chromosome BXJ3-3, Cavendish_Baxijiao_AAA, whole genome shotgun sequence includes these proteins:
- the LOC135583165 gene encoding GBF-interacting protein 1-like isoform X2 encodes MSGGGARVSIPAGVRRTIQNIKEIAGNHSDEEIYAMLKECGMDPNETAQKLLLQDPFHEVKRKRDKRKETVREPADSRWRPGLQGRGGRGGRGNYPRSVPSDAAAGRNVTSGKDNGLNQGTDKANTSSSSTIPDTENRSAISIPSSISGVASDPSNINQPMLSQGSNVSDVSGIAQWDKSSGAVATKPGISGSVLKDVNHGFASGRPDSDQCSSDKTAAPVLEIYASVSDPVLVPSLDTHKACELEAVKQVTGIQSSIVETATSRAASRDISGYKLSYISGKGSSDSSDAFIHGKIQIKPQGSGKSELSEKSHSKSSFSGSIGSRPSSNYNNRSQHLSGSQKAPVPNKEWKPKTIQANAAQASEMTDTSDVLVVAEAVAQSLPAACSVTTEEPAVKLEKKVNELKLTEKQHVIIPNHLQVPESERHGLSFGSFDANFELNMVVANGPARVEIDTPFSESPEIEETIEKPSLSIHTASSAAQEADSPDHPQSPEQVPDSYSTEEAGVSASKSAAAEYDQSKQANVSPEGPQNLVIQSAPSYPSLGMTPQVLGSQFSPFENSEPQARDSSRLPNFLVHQPYDPSTSYYTPFYRPTADADGRISPFPASSASSRYNANIAVLPAQTGQTSQENTNSAVLSTVGSTLATQAAGAMQGSVAIPQQPVPVFRQPAGLHLSHYPPNYIPYNQYFSPFYVPPPTLHHFLSGAAFPQQPPTGSMYQTPGAATPATAVKYSIPQYKAGANIGNSAIVGLPTVYGTYSSTPAGYTSGPAASSGNSTANEDLGSSQFKENSVYVPGQQSEGSAVWIPAPGRDISALQASSFYSIPPQGQHMTFAAAQAGHGAFSGIYPPTPTVAASVHPLLQQSQTVAGAVEMLGPPAGVYQQPQRAQINWTNNY; translated from the exons GACGAGGAGATCTATGCAATGCTCAAGGAGTGCGGAATGGATCCCAACGAGACCGCCCAGAAGCTGCTGCTCCAAG ATCCCTTTCATGAGGTGAAAAGGAAGCGCGATAAGAGAAAGGAG ACTGTGAGGGAGCCTGCTGATTCTAGGTGGAGGCCAGGACTGCAGGGACGAGGAGGTAGGGGAGGTCGAGGAAACTACCCACGATCTGTGCCTAGTG ATGCTGCTGCTGGAAGAAATGTTACTTCAGGGAAGGATAATGGACTAAACCAAGGTACGGATAAAGCCAATACATCCTCTTCATCCACCATTCCTGACACAGAGAATAGGTCTGCAATTTCCATACCAAG CTCCATTTCTGGTGTTGCCAGTGATCCCAGCAACATAAATCAACCAATGTTGTCTCAGGGGTCCAATGTATCTGATGTGAGTGGCATTGCCCAGTGGGATAAAAGTTCTGGGGCTGTAGCTACTAAGCCAGGGATTTCCGGGTCAGTTCTTAAAGATGTAAACCATGGTTTTGCATCTGGACGCCCAGATTCAGACCAATGTTCATCAGACAAGACAGCGGCACCTGTTCTGGAGATCTATGCTTCAGTCTCAGACCCTGTGCTAGTGCCATCTCTTGATACACACAAAGCTTGTGAGTTGGAGGCTGTTAAACAAGTAACAGGGATCCAGAGCTCCATTGTTGAGACTGCCACTAGTAGGGCTGCATCTAGGGATATATCTGGATATAAGTTATCATATATAAGTGGAAAAGGTTCTTCTGACAGTAGTGATGCCTTCATCCATGGAAAGATACAGATCAAACCACAAGGATCTGGAAAAAGTGAACTCTCAGAAAAATCTCATAGTAAATCTTCTTTTTCTGGGTCTATAGGCAGTAGACCATCCTCTAATTACAACAATCGTTCTCAACATCTTAGTGGTTCACAGAAAG cACCTGTTCCTAATAAAGAGTGGAAACCAAAAACCATACAAGCGAATGCTGCTCAAGCATCTGAAATGACTGACACTTCTGATGTATTGGTGGTGGCTGAAGCTGTTGCTCAATCGTTACCAGCAGCATGTTCTGTGACCACAGAGGAACCTGCTGTGAAGTTGGAAAAGAAGGTAAATGAACTGAAGCTAACAGAGAAACAACATGTCATTATTCCAAACCATCTTCAAGTGCCAGAGTCTGAAAGACATGGCTTGAGTTTTGGCAGCTTTGATGCCAATTTTGAGTTGAATATGGTTGTTGCAAATGGCCCTGCTAGAGTTGAAATTGATACACCATTTTCTGAGTCACCTGAGATTGAAGAAACTATCGAGAAGCCATCTTTAAG CATTCATACTGCATCCTCAGCTGCTCAAGAAGCGGACTCTCCGGATCATCCTCAATCACCTGAACAGGTGCCAGATAGTTATTCAACCGAAGAAGCTGGTGTTTCTGCTAGTAAATCTGCTGCAGCGGAATATGACCAATCTAAACAAGCCAATGTGTCTCCAGAAGGCCCTCAGAATTTAGTCATTCAATCTGCACCATCATATCCATCACTAGGAATGACACCACAAGTTCTCGGAAGCCAATTTTCACCTTTTGAGAACTCGGAACCACAGGCTCGTGATAGCTCCCGTCTTCCAAACTTTCTG GTGCATCAACCCTATGACCCATCCACAAGCTACTACACACCATTCTATCGACCTACTGCTGATGCTGATGGTCGAATCTCTCCATTTCCTGCATCCAGTGCCTCCTCCAGGTACAATGCGAACATTGCAGTCCTACCGGCTCAGACAGGCCAGACTTCTCAAGAG AATACCAACTCCGCTGTGCTCTCTACAGTTGGCTCAACTCTTGCAACTCAAGCTGCAGGTGCTATGCAGGGTTCAGTTGCTATTCCTCAGCAACCAGTTCCTGTCTTCCGGCAACCTGCTGGTTTACATTTATCTCACTACCCTCCCAACTACATTCCATATAACCAATACTTTTCTCCATTTTATGTTCCTCCCCCTACCCTTCACCATTTCTTGAGTGGTGCCGCATTCCCTCAGCAACCTCCTACTGGCAGCATGTATCAGACTCCTGGAGCTGCAACTCCTGCCACTGCTGTCAAGTATTCTATTCCACAATACAAGGCTGGTGCTAACATTGGTAATTCTGCAATTGTTGGGTTGCCAACTGTTTATGGAACATATAGCTCGACTCCAGCTGGCTATACATCTGGTCCTGCTGCTAGCAGTGGAAACTCAACTGCCAATGAGGATCTTGGGTCTTCCCAATTTAAGGAGAACAGTGTTTATGTTCCAGGACAACag AGTGAAGGTTCAGCTGTCTGGATTCCAGCACCTGGACGGGATATATCTGCACTTCAAGCTAGCTCTTTCTACAGCATTCCTCCTCAGGGACAACACATGACTTTTGCAGCAGCGCAAGCTGGCCATGGTGCTTTCAGTGGAATTTACCCCCCAACACCAACTGTCGCAGCTTCTGTTCATCCATTACTCCAACAGTCCCAGACTGTAGCTGGAGCTGTCGAAATGTTGGGGCCCCCTGCTGGTGTTTATCAACAGCCACAACGTGCACAGATAAATTGGACCAATAACTATTGA
- the LOC135583165 gene encoding GBF-interacting protein 1-like isoform X1 — translation MSGGGARVSIPAGVRRTIQNIKEIAGNHSDEEIYAMLKECGMDPNETAQKLLLQDPFHEVKRKRDKRKETVREPADSRWRPGLQGRGGRGGRGNYPRSVPSDAAAGRNVTSGKDNGLNQGTDKANTSSSSTIPDTENRSAISIPSSISGVASDPSNINQPMLSQGSNVSDVSGIAQWDKSSGAVATKPGISGSVLKDVNHGFASGRPDSDQCSSDKTAAPVLEIYASVSDPVLVPSLDTHKACELEAVKQVTGIQSSIVETATSRAASRDISGYKLSYISGKGSSDSSDAFIHGKIQIKPQGSGKSELSEKSHSKSSFSGSIGSRPSSNYNNRSQHLSGSQKAPVPNKEWKPKTIQANAAQASEMTDTSDVLVVAEAVAQSLPAACSVTTEEPAVKLEKKVNELKLTEKQHVIIPNHLQVPESERHGLSFGSFDANFELNMVVANGPARVEIDTPFSESPEIEETIEKPSLSIHTASSAAQEADSPDHPQSPEQVPDSYSTEEAGVSASKSAAAEYDQSKQANVSPEGPQNLVIQSAPSYPSLGMTPQVLGSQFSPFENSEPQARDSSRLPNFLVHQPYDPSTSYYTPFYRPTADADGRISPFPASSASSRYNANIAVLPAQTGQTSQENTNSAVLSTVGSTLATQAAGAMQGSVAIPQQPVPVFRQPAGLHLSHYPPNYIPYNQYFSPFYVPPPTLHHFLSGAAFPQQPPTGSMYQTPGAATPATAVKYSIPQYKAGANIGNSAIVGLPTVYGTYSSTPAGYTSGPAASSGNSTANEDLGSSQFKENSVYVPGQQQSEGSAVWIPAPGRDISALQASSFYSIPPQGQHMTFAAAQAGHGAFSGIYPPTPTVAASVHPLLQQSQTVAGAVEMLGPPAGVYQQPQRAQINWTNNY, via the exons GACGAGGAGATCTATGCAATGCTCAAGGAGTGCGGAATGGATCCCAACGAGACCGCCCAGAAGCTGCTGCTCCAAG ATCCCTTTCATGAGGTGAAAAGGAAGCGCGATAAGAGAAAGGAG ACTGTGAGGGAGCCTGCTGATTCTAGGTGGAGGCCAGGACTGCAGGGACGAGGAGGTAGGGGAGGTCGAGGAAACTACCCACGATCTGTGCCTAGTG ATGCTGCTGCTGGAAGAAATGTTACTTCAGGGAAGGATAATGGACTAAACCAAGGTACGGATAAAGCCAATACATCCTCTTCATCCACCATTCCTGACACAGAGAATAGGTCTGCAATTTCCATACCAAG CTCCATTTCTGGTGTTGCCAGTGATCCCAGCAACATAAATCAACCAATGTTGTCTCAGGGGTCCAATGTATCTGATGTGAGTGGCATTGCCCAGTGGGATAAAAGTTCTGGGGCTGTAGCTACTAAGCCAGGGATTTCCGGGTCAGTTCTTAAAGATGTAAACCATGGTTTTGCATCTGGACGCCCAGATTCAGACCAATGTTCATCAGACAAGACAGCGGCACCTGTTCTGGAGATCTATGCTTCAGTCTCAGACCCTGTGCTAGTGCCATCTCTTGATACACACAAAGCTTGTGAGTTGGAGGCTGTTAAACAAGTAACAGGGATCCAGAGCTCCATTGTTGAGACTGCCACTAGTAGGGCTGCATCTAGGGATATATCTGGATATAAGTTATCATATATAAGTGGAAAAGGTTCTTCTGACAGTAGTGATGCCTTCATCCATGGAAAGATACAGATCAAACCACAAGGATCTGGAAAAAGTGAACTCTCAGAAAAATCTCATAGTAAATCTTCTTTTTCTGGGTCTATAGGCAGTAGACCATCCTCTAATTACAACAATCGTTCTCAACATCTTAGTGGTTCACAGAAAG cACCTGTTCCTAATAAAGAGTGGAAACCAAAAACCATACAAGCGAATGCTGCTCAAGCATCTGAAATGACTGACACTTCTGATGTATTGGTGGTGGCTGAAGCTGTTGCTCAATCGTTACCAGCAGCATGTTCTGTGACCACAGAGGAACCTGCTGTGAAGTTGGAAAAGAAGGTAAATGAACTGAAGCTAACAGAGAAACAACATGTCATTATTCCAAACCATCTTCAAGTGCCAGAGTCTGAAAGACATGGCTTGAGTTTTGGCAGCTTTGATGCCAATTTTGAGTTGAATATGGTTGTTGCAAATGGCCCTGCTAGAGTTGAAATTGATACACCATTTTCTGAGTCACCTGAGATTGAAGAAACTATCGAGAAGCCATCTTTAAG CATTCATACTGCATCCTCAGCTGCTCAAGAAGCGGACTCTCCGGATCATCCTCAATCACCTGAACAGGTGCCAGATAGTTATTCAACCGAAGAAGCTGGTGTTTCTGCTAGTAAATCTGCTGCAGCGGAATATGACCAATCTAAACAAGCCAATGTGTCTCCAGAAGGCCCTCAGAATTTAGTCATTCAATCTGCACCATCATATCCATCACTAGGAATGACACCACAAGTTCTCGGAAGCCAATTTTCACCTTTTGAGAACTCGGAACCACAGGCTCGTGATAGCTCCCGTCTTCCAAACTTTCTG GTGCATCAACCCTATGACCCATCCACAAGCTACTACACACCATTCTATCGACCTACTGCTGATGCTGATGGTCGAATCTCTCCATTTCCTGCATCCAGTGCCTCCTCCAGGTACAATGCGAACATTGCAGTCCTACCGGCTCAGACAGGCCAGACTTCTCAAGAG AATACCAACTCCGCTGTGCTCTCTACAGTTGGCTCAACTCTTGCAACTCAAGCTGCAGGTGCTATGCAGGGTTCAGTTGCTATTCCTCAGCAACCAGTTCCTGTCTTCCGGCAACCTGCTGGTTTACATTTATCTCACTACCCTCCCAACTACATTCCATATAACCAATACTTTTCTCCATTTTATGTTCCTCCCCCTACCCTTCACCATTTCTTGAGTGGTGCCGCATTCCCTCAGCAACCTCCTACTGGCAGCATGTATCAGACTCCTGGAGCTGCAACTCCTGCCACTGCTGTCAAGTATTCTATTCCACAATACAAGGCTGGTGCTAACATTGGTAATTCTGCAATTGTTGGGTTGCCAACTGTTTATGGAACATATAGCTCGACTCCAGCTGGCTATACATCTGGTCCTGCTGCTAGCAGTGGAAACTCAACTGCCAATGAGGATCTTGGGTCTTCCCAATTTAAGGAGAACAGTGTTTATGTTCCAGGACAACag CAGAGTGAAGGTTCAGCTGTCTGGATTCCAGCACCTGGACGGGATATATCTGCACTTCAAGCTAGCTCTTTCTACAGCATTCCTCCTCAGGGACAACACATGACTTTTGCAGCAGCGCAAGCTGGCCATGGTGCTTTCAGTGGAATTTACCCCCCAACACCAACTGTCGCAGCTTCTGTTCATCCATTACTCCAACAGTCCCAGACTGTAGCTGGAGCTGTCGAAATGTTGGGGCCCCCTGCTGGTGTTTATCAACAGCCACAACGTGCACAGATAAATTGGACCAATAACTATTGA
- the LOC135583165 gene encoding GBF-interacting protein 1-like isoform X3, producing the protein MSGGGARVSIPAGVRRTIQNIKEIAGNHSDEEIYAMLKECGMDPNETAQKLLLQDPFHEVKRKRDKRKETVREPADSRWRPGLQGRGGRGGRGNYPRSVPSDAAAGRNVTSGKDNGLNQGTDKANTSSSSTIPDTENRSAISIPSSISGVASDPSNINQPMLSQGSNVSDVSGIAQWDKSSGAVATKPGISGSVLKDVNHGFASGRPDSDQCSSDKTAAPVLEIYASVSDPVLVPSLDTHKACELEAVKQVTGIQSSIVETATSRAASRDISGYKLSYISGKGSSDSSDAFIHGKIQIKPQGSGKSELSEKSHSKSSFSGSIGSRPSSNYNNRSQHLSGSQKAPVPNKEWKPKTIQANAAQASEMTDTSDVLVVAEAVAQSLPAACSVTTEEPAVKLEKKVNELKLTEKQHVIIPNHLQVPESERHGLSFGSFDANFELNMVVANGPARVEIDTPFSESPEIEETIEKPSLSIHTASSAAQEADSPDHPQSPEQVPDSYSTEEAGVSASKSAAAEYDQSKQANVSPEGPQNLVIQSAPSYPSLGMTPQVLGSQFSPFENSEPQARDSSRLPNFLNTNSAVLSTVGSTLATQAAGAMQGSVAIPQQPVPVFRQPAGLHLSHYPPNYIPYNQYFSPFYVPPPTLHHFLSGAAFPQQPPTGSMYQTPGAATPATAVKYSIPQYKAGANIGNSAIVGLPTVYGTYSSTPAGYTSGPAASSGNSTANEDLGSSQFKENSVYVPGQQQSEGSAVWIPAPGRDISALQASSFYSIPPQGQHMTFAAAQAGHGAFSGIYPPTPTVAASVHPLLQQSQTVAGAVEMLGPPAGVYQQPQRAQINWTNNY; encoded by the exons GACGAGGAGATCTATGCAATGCTCAAGGAGTGCGGAATGGATCCCAACGAGACCGCCCAGAAGCTGCTGCTCCAAG ATCCCTTTCATGAGGTGAAAAGGAAGCGCGATAAGAGAAAGGAG ACTGTGAGGGAGCCTGCTGATTCTAGGTGGAGGCCAGGACTGCAGGGACGAGGAGGTAGGGGAGGTCGAGGAAACTACCCACGATCTGTGCCTAGTG ATGCTGCTGCTGGAAGAAATGTTACTTCAGGGAAGGATAATGGACTAAACCAAGGTACGGATAAAGCCAATACATCCTCTTCATCCACCATTCCTGACACAGAGAATAGGTCTGCAATTTCCATACCAAG CTCCATTTCTGGTGTTGCCAGTGATCCCAGCAACATAAATCAACCAATGTTGTCTCAGGGGTCCAATGTATCTGATGTGAGTGGCATTGCCCAGTGGGATAAAAGTTCTGGGGCTGTAGCTACTAAGCCAGGGATTTCCGGGTCAGTTCTTAAAGATGTAAACCATGGTTTTGCATCTGGACGCCCAGATTCAGACCAATGTTCATCAGACAAGACAGCGGCACCTGTTCTGGAGATCTATGCTTCAGTCTCAGACCCTGTGCTAGTGCCATCTCTTGATACACACAAAGCTTGTGAGTTGGAGGCTGTTAAACAAGTAACAGGGATCCAGAGCTCCATTGTTGAGACTGCCACTAGTAGGGCTGCATCTAGGGATATATCTGGATATAAGTTATCATATATAAGTGGAAAAGGTTCTTCTGACAGTAGTGATGCCTTCATCCATGGAAAGATACAGATCAAACCACAAGGATCTGGAAAAAGTGAACTCTCAGAAAAATCTCATAGTAAATCTTCTTTTTCTGGGTCTATAGGCAGTAGACCATCCTCTAATTACAACAATCGTTCTCAACATCTTAGTGGTTCACAGAAAG cACCTGTTCCTAATAAAGAGTGGAAACCAAAAACCATACAAGCGAATGCTGCTCAAGCATCTGAAATGACTGACACTTCTGATGTATTGGTGGTGGCTGAAGCTGTTGCTCAATCGTTACCAGCAGCATGTTCTGTGACCACAGAGGAACCTGCTGTGAAGTTGGAAAAGAAGGTAAATGAACTGAAGCTAACAGAGAAACAACATGTCATTATTCCAAACCATCTTCAAGTGCCAGAGTCTGAAAGACATGGCTTGAGTTTTGGCAGCTTTGATGCCAATTTTGAGTTGAATATGGTTGTTGCAAATGGCCCTGCTAGAGTTGAAATTGATACACCATTTTCTGAGTCACCTGAGATTGAAGAAACTATCGAGAAGCCATCTTTAAG CATTCATACTGCATCCTCAGCTGCTCAAGAAGCGGACTCTCCGGATCATCCTCAATCACCTGAACAGGTGCCAGATAGTTATTCAACCGAAGAAGCTGGTGTTTCTGCTAGTAAATCTGCTGCAGCGGAATATGACCAATCTAAACAAGCCAATGTGTCTCCAGAAGGCCCTCAGAATTTAGTCATTCAATCTGCACCATCATATCCATCACTAGGAATGACACCACAAGTTCTCGGAAGCCAATTTTCACCTTTTGAGAACTCGGAACCACAGGCTCGTGATAGCTCCCGTCTTCCAAACTTTCTG AATACCAACTCCGCTGTGCTCTCTACAGTTGGCTCAACTCTTGCAACTCAAGCTGCAGGTGCTATGCAGGGTTCAGTTGCTATTCCTCAGCAACCAGTTCCTGTCTTCCGGCAACCTGCTGGTTTACATTTATCTCACTACCCTCCCAACTACATTCCATATAACCAATACTTTTCTCCATTTTATGTTCCTCCCCCTACCCTTCACCATTTCTTGAGTGGTGCCGCATTCCCTCAGCAACCTCCTACTGGCAGCATGTATCAGACTCCTGGAGCTGCAACTCCTGCCACTGCTGTCAAGTATTCTATTCCACAATACAAGGCTGGTGCTAACATTGGTAATTCTGCAATTGTTGGGTTGCCAACTGTTTATGGAACATATAGCTCGACTCCAGCTGGCTATACATCTGGTCCTGCTGCTAGCAGTGGAAACTCAACTGCCAATGAGGATCTTGGGTCTTCCCAATTTAAGGAGAACAGTGTTTATGTTCCAGGACAACag CAGAGTGAAGGTTCAGCTGTCTGGATTCCAGCACCTGGACGGGATATATCTGCACTTCAAGCTAGCTCTTTCTACAGCATTCCTCCTCAGGGACAACACATGACTTTTGCAGCAGCGCAAGCTGGCCATGGTGCTTTCAGTGGAATTTACCCCCCAACACCAACTGTCGCAGCTTCTGTTCATCCATTACTCCAACAGTCCCAGACTGTAGCTGGAGCTGTCGAAATGTTGGGGCCCCCTGCTGGTGTTTATCAACAGCCACAACGTGCACAGATAAATTGGACCAATAACTATTGA